One Egicoccus halophilus genomic region harbors:
- a CDS encoding TPM domain-containing protein: MPMCAPLPSSAVPPVRLAVRSGAGARLVALLTLLTGLLVVGAGALVAPPAGAQQVPQLTDEINDEAGLLTGREDEVRAALAELRDQVHLFVLTTDTTAATPVTSFVQEVASENSLGGDDALLLVAIDDRSYALWVADGLRGVSDTDIDRINTSVVEPLLAEGDFAGAAIAAGQALADAQAGQTGTPADDDPAPTDPTPAPTTGPGGATGGQVPWLLVIPIAAFVLFAAASRLTERQGRRRSSEERDRRLGELARSANARLLACDEAVREATTELAFAEARFHADDVAPLRAALDTARDALHDAFELRQRLDDEVLETPLEREQLLQRIVEHTERIDGVLAAEYARLDDLRELEQEAPRLLDDLEADIRDARTRREAAGPLHERLAARSATARDATRGNLTEADKRLAAAAAAVDAGQAALTGNETSTAARAVREAQGALAAAQQLLLAVEHAASELDEAERELDTALRAAAGALDEATAAATDTRVPTPAPARAPSAGRARGGAGTPPPPPPPSAPALVAEARRLLEHARAARDDDPLRAYEQARGAESAAVQAVALAHAAVERRERETTAARAALRTATAVYDRAADYLAVRRQGVGREARTRIQEAERHLDRARALLDTDPATAADEAREAERLAAEAYRLASRDFDSYDQYRGPFGRGPYGGGGGPTIVIGGFPIPLGGSRRGGGGFGGSVWGSPGGRSTGGVFGGGRGFGGGFGGGGRSMGGGFGGGGRAGGGRF, translated from the coding sequence ATGCCCATGTGCGCCCCGCTCCCGTCGTCGGCCGTGCCGCCCGTGCGTCTGGCCGTGCGGTCCGGGGCAGGCGCACGGCTGGTCGCCCTGCTCACGCTGCTGACCGGTCTGCTCGTCGTGGGCGCCGGCGCGCTGGTCGCTCCCCCGGCGGGTGCCCAGCAGGTGCCGCAACTGACCGACGAGATCAACGACGAGGCAGGACTGCTCACCGGGCGCGAGGACGAGGTCCGTGCCGCGCTCGCCGAGCTGCGCGACCAGGTGCACCTGTTCGTCCTGACGACGGACACCACGGCGGCAACCCCCGTCACGTCGTTCGTGCAGGAGGTCGCCTCGGAGAACTCGCTCGGGGGCGACGACGCGCTGCTGCTCGTCGCGATCGACGACCGCAGCTACGCGTTGTGGGTCGCCGACGGGCTGCGCGGGGTGAGCGACACCGACATCGACCGCATCAACACGTCGGTCGTCGAGCCCCTGCTCGCCGAGGGCGACTTCGCGGGGGCCGCGATCGCGGCCGGACAGGCGCTCGCCGACGCCCAGGCCGGGCAGACCGGCACGCCCGCCGACGACGACCCCGCCCCGACCGATCCGACGCCGGCCCCGACCACCGGACCGGGCGGCGCGACCGGGGGGCAGGTTCCGTGGTTGCTGGTGATCCCGATCGCGGCATTCGTCCTGTTCGCCGCCGCGTCCCGCCTCACCGAACGCCAGGGACGTCGGCGCAGTTCCGAGGAACGCGACCGCCGGCTCGGCGAGCTCGCGCGCTCGGCCAACGCCCGCCTGCTCGCCTGTGACGAGGCGGTGCGCGAGGCCACCACCGAGCTGGCGTTCGCCGAGGCCCGCTTCCACGCCGACGACGTCGCACCCCTGCGAGCGGCGCTGGACACGGCCCGCGACGCCCTGCACGACGCGTTCGAGCTGCGACAGCGTCTCGACGACGAGGTCCTCGAGACGCCGCTGGAACGCGAGCAGCTGTTGCAGCGCATCGTGGAGCACACCGAGCGCATCGACGGGGTGCTGGCCGCCGAGTACGCGCGGCTCGACGACCTCCGGGAGCTCGAGCAGGAGGCACCACGTCTGCTCGACGACCTGGAGGCCGACATCCGCGACGCCCGTACCCGCCGGGAGGCGGCCGGTCCGCTGCACGAGCGGCTCGCCGCGCGTTCGGCCACGGCCCGCGACGCCACACGGGGCAATCTGACCGAGGCCGACAAGCGGCTGGCCGCGGCGGCGGCCGCCGTCGACGCCGGACAGGCCGCCCTGACCGGGAACGAGACCAGCACCGCGGCACGGGCGGTGCGCGAGGCACAGGGCGCCCTGGCCGCCGCCCAGCAGCTGCTGCTCGCCGTCGAACACGCCGCCAGCGAGCTCGACGAGGCCGAGCGGGAACTCGACACGGCGCTTCGGGCCGCGGCCGGTGCGCTCGACGAGGCCACCGCGGCGGCCACCGACACCCGCGTCCCGACGCCGGCTCCGGCCCGGGCGCCGAGTGCTGGTCGCGCCCGCGGCGGCGCCGGGACACCACCACCACCCCCGCCGCCGTCCGCGCCGGCGCTGGTGGCCGAGGCGCGGCGGCTGCTCGAACACGCCCGTGCCGCGCGGGACGACGACCCGCTGCGCGCGTACGAACAGGCCCGCGGCGCCGAGTCCGCGGCCGTGCAGGCGGTCGCACTGGCGCACGCCGCCGTCGAACGCCGGGAACGGGAGACCACCGCCGCCCGCGCGGCGCTGCGAACGGCGACCGCGGTGTACGACCGGGCGGCGGACTACCTCGCGGTACGCCGGCAGGGTGTCGGCCGTGAGGCCCGGACCCGGATCCAGGAGGCCGAACGCCACCTCGACCGCGCCCGGGCGCTGCTCGACACCGACCCGGCGACGGCCGCCGACGAGGCCCGGGAGGCCGAGCGGCTCGCTGCCGAGGCCTACCGGCTCGCCAGCCGGGACTTCGACTCCTACGACCAGTACCGCGGCCCGTTCGGGCGCGGCCCCTACGGCGGCGGCGGCGGACCGACGATCGTGATCGGCGGCTTCCCGATCCCGCTGGGCGGCTCGCGCCGTGGTGGCGGCGGCTTCGGCGGCTCGGTGTGGGGTTCGCCCGGCGGCCGCAGCACCGGCGGGGTGTTCGGGGGTGGCCGCGGCTTCGGTGGTGGTTTCGGCGGCGGCGGACGCAGCATGGGCGGCGGCTTCGGTGGCGGCGGCCGCGCCGGCGGTGGACGGTTCTGA
- a CDS encoding PspA/IM30 family protein, producing MARTILGRLSQLLRANVNALIDSAEDPEKMLDQLVRDFTNSITEAEAAVAQSIGNLRLLEDDRDEARSTAEEWGNKAAAAARRADQLRDEDPGEADRFDELAKIALRKQISFEQQADSFAGQITQQTEMVDKLKDGLEKIRRKREELVAKRDELVSRSRMAEAQTRVQEAVRSVSVLDPTSELGRFEERIRREEARVRGMEEVTASSIDSQFEELDELGDDLEVERRLQALRGPS from the coding sequence GTGGCACGGACCATCCTGGGACGACTCAGTCAGCTGTTGCGCGCGAACGTCAACGCGCTCATCGACAGCGCCGAGGACCCCGAGAAGATGCTCGACCAGCTGGTGCGCGACTTCACCAACAGCATCACCGAGGCCGAGGCGGCCGTGGCGCAGAGCATCGGCAACCTGCGCCTGCTCGAGGACGACCGTGACGAGGCCCGGTCGACCGCCGAGGAGTGGGGCAACAAGGCGGCCGCGGCGGCCCGACGCGCCGACCAGTTGCGCGACGAGGATCCCGGCGAGGCGGACCGGTTCGACGAACTGGCGAAGATCGCCCTGCGCAAGCAGATCTCGTTCGAACAGCAGGCCGACTCGTTCGCCGGGCAGATCACCCAGCAGACCGAGATGGTGGACAAGCTCAAGGACGGTCTGGAGAAGATCCGCCGCAAGCGCGAGGAGCTGGTCGCCAAGCGCGACGAGCTGGTCAGCCGCTCGCGGATGGCCGAGGCGCAGACCCGGGTGCAGGAGGCCGTGCGCAGCGTGTCGGTGCTCGACCCGACCAGCGAGCTCGGCCGCTTCGAGGAGCGCATCCGTCGCGAGGAGGCGCGGGTGCGCGGCATGGAGGAGGTGACGGCCTCGTCGATCGACTCGCAGTTCGAGGAGCTCGACGAGCTCGGCGACGACCTCGAGGTGGAGCGGCGCCTGCAGGCCCTGCGCGGGCCGTCCTGA
- a CDS encoding SRPBCC family protein, with protein sequence MAAIDLAGTWRTTAPRDDVWVVVADLSTWPKWWPAIDEVELLAGTPSLPESALLTFGTPIRPLRVEVAVAVADNGERLDVVTVDGPVHGTGRLELTEEADGTAVRFALRLDVRSRLFKPVERVLSGAGRGGRERLRQAGDDLARLAGGEPGRHEV encoded by the coding sequence ATGGCAGCGATCGACCTCGCCGGCACCTGGCGCACCACGGCGCCGCGCGACGACGTGTGGGTCGTGGTGGCGGACCTGTCGACCTGGCCGAAGTGGTGGCCGGCGATCGACGAGGTGGAGCTCCTTGCGGGGACGCCGAGCCTGCCCGAGTCGGCCCTGCTGACCTTCGGGACGCCGATCCGTCCGCTGCGGGTCGAGGTTGCCGTGGCCGTTGCCGACAACGGCGAACGGCTCGACGTCGTCACCGTCGACGGCCCGGTGCACGGCACCGGACGGCTCGAGCTGACCGAGGAGGCCGACGGCACGGCCGTGCGCTTCGCGTTGCGTCTCGACGTGCGTTCGCGACTGTTCAAGCCGGTCGAGCGGGTGCTGTCCGGCGCCGGCCGCGGCGGCCGGGAGCGCCTGCGGCAGGCCGGCGACGACCTGGCCCGGCTCGCCGGCGGGGAACCGGGGCGACACGAGGTCTGA
- a CDS encoding zinc-dependent alcohol dehydrogenase: MRAAVVRGFGEPLQIEQRPLPEPGPYQVRVRLEASGLCHTDIHAWRGDWPVKPAPPFVPGHEGVGIVDAVGPDVTRVVEGQRVAVPWLHTACGTCEHCITGWETLCESQQNSGYSVDGGYAEYSLADSRYVGLVPDGIDPVDAAPLTCAGVTTYKAVKVAGTRSSDLVAVFGVGGLGHLALQYARIAGGTVIAVDLHDDKLEMAKQLGATYTINAARQDVAEEIQKLGGADQAIATAVSPRAFEAAFASLRRGGTLSMVGLPAENQMALPIFETVLKGITVVGSIVGTRVDLAEVFELHRLGQTKVIRETRSLETVNEDFAAVESGEVTARLVFTF, encoded by the coding sequence ATGAGAGCCGCCGTCGTCCGGGGTTTCGGGGAGCCGCTGCAGATCGAGCAGCGTCCGCTCCCGGAGCCGGGTCCGTACCAGGTCCGGGTCCGTCTCGAGGCGTCCGGGCTGTGCCACACCGACATCCACGCCTGGCGTGGTGACTGGCCGGTGAAGCCGGCGCCGCCGTTCGTCCCCGGGCACGAGGGCGTCGGGATCGTCGACGCCGTGGGCCCGGACGTCACCCGGGTCGTCGAGGGGCAGCGGGTGGCGGTGCCGTGGCTGCACACCGCCTGCGGGACCTGCGAGCACTGCATCACCGGCTGGGAGACGCTGTGCGAGTCGCAGCAGAACAGCGGGTACTCGGTCGACGGCGGCTACGCGGAGTACAGCCTGGCCGACAGCCGCTACGTCGGCCTCGTGCCGGACGGCATCGACCCGGTCGACGCGGCTCCGTTGACCTGTGCCGGGGTGACGACCTACAAGGCCGTCAAGGTGGCGGGCACGCGTTCGTCGGACCTGGTCGCGGTGTTCGGCGTCGGTGGGCTCGGGCACCTCGCCCTGCAGTACGCCCGCATCGCCGGTGGGACCGTGATCGCGGTCGACCTGCACGACGACAAGCTGGAGATGGCCAAGCAGCTCGGGGCGACCTACACGATCAACGCCGCCCGGCAGGACGTCGCCGAGGAGATCCAGAAGCTCGGTGGCGCCGACCAGGCCATCGCCACGGCGGTGTCGCCGCGGGCGTTCGAGGCCGCGTTCGCGTCGCTGCGCCGAGGAGGGACGCTGTCGATGGTCGGCCTGCCGGCCGAGAACCAGATGGCGCTGCCGATCTTCGAGACGGTGCTCAAGGGCATCACCGTGGTCGGCTCGATCGTGGGTACCCGGGTCGATCTGGCCGAGGTGTTCGAGCTGCACCGGCTCGGACAGACCAAGGTGATCCGCGAGACCCGCTCCCTGGAGACGGTCAACGAGGACTTCGCGGCCGTCGAGTCCGGCGAGGTCACCGCGCGCCTGGTCTTCACCTTCTGA
- a CDS encoding ATP-binding protein, translated as MTTWDDVLGQPAAVTALRAALRADEVAHAWLLVGPRGVGQRELTRALAATLNCERPPAPDAACGTCSSCERIGRGTSPVQTDLEPEGSSHLVEGVRGEWMPLATRTLTEGRRRVLRVVAADRMNEAAQNAFLKILEEPPPSVVWVLDVEDEGALLETVVSRCRRLDLVPWGPEAMQVLAERLDVPPEQRTALARAALGSPERLRDLADPQVADARWQHLALLDRLATGGPGQVVPAAKESVAWARSRIAPLKERHQAELARLEEAFGVEGNKGWPPGVRQRLTRRFERLERQEQRRALDLLLDDLASYLRDLLAAQAGASTDVLINIDHEAAIRRDAQRLGPAELVSALHAVSRCREALDRNGNPELQLERLLLQLALPLFAVANRERVS; from the coding sequence GTGACCACCTGGGACGACGTACTCGGACAGCCGGCCGCGGTCACGGCCCTGCGCGCCGCCCTGCGCGCCGACGAGGTGGCCCACGCCTGGCTGCTGGTCGGCCCGCGCGGGGTCGGCCAGCGGGAGCTCACCCGGGCGCTCGCGGCGACGCTCAACTGCGAACGACCGCCGGCCCCGGACGCCGCCTGCGGCACCTGCTCGTCGTGCGAGCGCATCGGCCGCGGGACCTCGCCGGTCCAGACCGACCTCGAGCCCGAGGGCAGCAGCCACCTCGTCGAGGGCGTGCGCGGCGAGTGGATGCCGCTCGCGACCCGCACGCTCACCGAGGGCCGGCGCCGGGTGCTGCGGGTGGTCGCCGCCGACCGCATGAACGAGGCCGCCCAGAACGCGTTCCTCAAGATCCTCGAGGAGCCGCCGCCGTCGGTCGTCTGGGTGCTCGACGTCGAGGACGAAGGTGCCCTGCTCGAGACGGTCGTCTCCCGCTGCCGTCGGCTCGACCTGGTCCCGTGGGGTCCGGAGGCGATGCAGGTGCTGGCCGAACGGTTGGACGTGCCGCCCGAGCAACGCACCGCGCTCGCCCGTGCCGCGCTCGGTTCGCCCGAACGGCTGCGTGACCTCGCCGATCCGCAGGTCGCCGACGCCCGCTGGCAGCACCTGGCCCTGCTCGACCGGCTGGCGACCGGAGGACCCGGACAGGTGGTACCGGCCGCCAAGGAGTCGGTGGCCTGGGCACGCTCACGGATCGCGCCGCTCAAGGAGCGGCACCAGGCGGAGCTCGCCCGGCTCGAGGAGGCGTTCGGCGTCGAGGGCAACAAGGGCTGGCCCCCGGGCGTCCGCCAGCGGCTCACGCGGCGGTTCGAGCGCCTCGAGCGCCAGGAGCAGCGTCGGGCGTTGGATCTGCTGCTCGACGACCTGGCCAGCTACCTGCGCGACCTGCTCGCGGCGCAGGCCGGTGCGTCGACCGACGTGCTGATCAACATCGACCACGAGGCGGCCATCCGGCGCGACGCCCAGCGGCTCGGCCCGGCCGAGCTCGTGTCGGCCCTGCACGCCGTGTCGCGCTGTCGCGAGGCGCTCGACCGCAACGGCAACCCGGAGTTGCAGCTGGAGCGGCTGCTGCTGCAGCTGGCGCTGCCACTGTTCGCGGTCGCCAACCGCGAACGCGTGAGCTGA
- the tmk gene encoding dTMP kinase, translated as MGQADNGAASPEQVSPGGASPRVYAALFRNRDFRNLGLSTFASTLGDWIGFLAILTLTEDILGATRAAAFAVSAVMAARVLPSMLLGPVAGVFVDRWDRKRLMIACDVGRGIVMALIPFSDEILTLLLATLVIEVLSSLFGPAKDAVFPTLVKRSELVVANQLNLVVTYGTLPLAGVMFASLTALAGPLSGVIPFLGERAVALPIWFNAASFLLSAPLIARMRTPASRHRVGDHSAPSAWDELREGFRFIGRHPIIRALIVGVMVASAAAGTVISTGQFFANVVNAGPSGFGILVAAVGVGLVAGLGASAWLTVRLAPERLFAPGIGVAGVMLVTTAFMPSLAFAAAPAGIMGAGAGVAFIVGYTILQARADDRLRGRTFGAMNSGVRASIFGSTTAAPLLIGLIGREPRVVTEAVPGGFYPYTIGGVRLTLAAAGALAFVGAVLTGRALHRAVAEHPELDQPLTGDEVATEGLFVVFEGGDGAGKSTQIKLLRTAVERAGHRVLVTREPGGTPIGERVRELLLARSSEGMADRTEALLYAAARAQHVEEVLRPALEAGTVVICDRFVDSSIVYQGAGRGLGEAEIDRLNRWATGGLTPDLVVLLDLEPDQGLRRVDGEPDRLEAAGLGFHRTVAAAYRERAKRGDPHRYLVLDATRPVEDLHVALRTTVLQRLADADADADADADAGADAGAEEDGGTFAVGEELARDTLEGRGHP; from the coding sequence ATGGGTCAGGCAGACAACGGGGCGGCGTCGCCCGAGCAGGTGTCGCCCGGTGGCGCCTCGCCCCGGGTCTACGCGGCGTTGTTCCGCAACCGCGACTTCCGCAACCTCGGACTGTCGACCTTCGCATCGACGCTGGGGGACTGGATCGGCTTCCTCGCCATCCTGACCCTCACCGAGGACATCCTCGGTGCCACGCGCGCGGCGGCGTTCGCGGTCTCCGCGGTGATGGCCGCCCGGGTGTTGCCGAGCATGCTGCTCGGCCCGGTCGCGGGCGTGTTCGTCGACCGTTGGGACCGCAAGCGGCTGATGATCGCCTGCGACGTGGGTCGCGGCATCGTAATGGCGTTGATCCCGTTCAGCGACGAGATCCTGACCCTGCTGCTGGCCACGCTGGTGATCGAGGTGCTCTCGTCGTTGTTCGGACCGGCCAAGGACGCGGTGTTCCCCACGCTGGTGAAGCGCTCGGAGCTGGTGGTCGCCAACCAGCTCAACCTGGTCGTGACCTACGGCACGCTCCCGCTGGCCGGCGTGATGTTCGCCTCGCTGACCGCACTCGCCGGACCGCTCTCGGGCGTGATCCCCTTCCTCGGTGAGCGGGCGGTCGCCCTGCCGATCTGGTTCAACGCCGCCTCGTTCCTGCTGTCGGCCCCGTTGATCGCGCGCATGCGCACGCCGGCGTCGCGACACCGCGTCGGCGACCACAGCGCCCCCTCGGCCTGGGACGAGCTGCGCGAGGGGTTCCGGTTCATCGGCCGCCACCCCATCATCCGGGCCCTCATCGTCGGGGTGATGGTCGCCTCGGCGGCGGCCGGCACGGTGATCTCGACCGGTCAGTTCTTCGCCAACGTCGTCAACGCCGGCCCGTCCGGGTTCGGCATCCTGGTGGCCGCCGTCGGGGTGGGACTGGTCGCTGGCCTCGGTGCCAGCGCCTGGTTGACGGTCCGGCTCGCGCCCGAGCGGCTGTTCGCTCCCGGCATCGGGGTCGCCGGGGTGATGCTGGTGACCACCGCGTTCATGCCGTCGCTCGCGTTCGCCGCCGCCCCGGCCGGGATCATGGGCGCGGGTGCGGGGGTCGCGTTCATCGTCGGCTACACGATCCTGCAGGCACGCGCCGACGACCGCCTCCGCGGGCGGACCTTCGGGGCGATGAACTCCGGTGTGCGCGCCTCGATCTTCGGTTCGACCACCGCGGCTCCGCTGCTGATCGGCCTCATCGGCCGCGAACCTCGGGTGGTCACCGAGGCCGTGCCGGGCGGTTTCTACCCCTACACGATCGGCGGGGTGCGCCTGACGTTGGCCGCGGCCGGTGCCCTGGCCTTCGTCGGCGCGGTGCTGACCGGGCGGGCGCTGCACCGGGCGGTGGCCGAGCACCCGGAGCTCGACCAGCCGCTGACCGGCGACGAGGTCGCCACCGAGGGGCTGTTCGTCGTGTTCGAAGGCGGCGACGGTGCCGGCAAGTCGACGCAGATCAAGCTGTTGCGCACCGCGGTCGAACGTGCGGGTCACCGGGTGCTGGTCACCCGCGAGCCCGGGGGGACACCCATCGGGGAGCGGGTCCGCGAACTGCTGCTCGCGCGCTCCTCCGAGGGCATGGCCGACCGCACCGAGGCGCTGCTGTACGCCGCCGCCCGTGCCCAGCACGTCGAGGAGGTGCTCCGCCCCGCACTCGAGGCGGGCACGGTGGTGATCTGCGACCGCTTCGTCGACTCCTCGATCGTGTACCAGGGCGCCGGACGCGGGCTCGGGGAGGCCGAGATCGACCGGCTCAATCGCTGGGCCACCGGTGGCCTGACCCCCGACCTGGTGGTGCTGCTCGACCTCGAACCGGACCAGGGCCTGCGACGTGTCGACGGTGAACCCGACCGTCTCGAGGCCGCCGGGCTCGGCTTCCACCGCACCGTCGCCGCCGCCTACCGCGAGCGCGCGAAGCGGGGTGATCCGCACCGCTACCTGGTACTGGACGCCACGCGACCGGTCGAGGACCTGCACGTCGCGCTGCGCACCACCGTGCTCCAACGCCTCGCCGACGCCGACGCCGACGCCGACGCCGACGCCGACGCCGGCGCCGACGCCGGCGCCGAGGAGGACGGCGGCACGTTCGCGGTGGGGGAGGAACTCGCGCGTGACACGCTCGAGGGACGAGGCCACCCGTGA
- the topA gene encoding type I DNA topoisomerase, translating to MADNLVIVESPAKAKTIERYLGSSFKVLASYGHIRDLPRSDFAIEVEDGGDCHLRYEVPEKSKKHVSALKQAAKSATTVWLAPDLDREGEAIAWHIAEILDLDVAQTNRVTFDEITESAIRAAFEAPRRLNTALVDAQQARRAVDRIVGYRLSPVLWRTVASGISAGRVQSVALRLIVDREDEIRAFVPQEYWSFPGAFARDRDGAPEIQANLYAVGEQRLSTPKDLEDKSEARRAKLLVVRSEPEATRLAERARALEYTVAEVRRTEARRNPKPPFKTSTLQGEASKYGFSARQTMAVAQQLYEGINLGGEQVGLITYMRTDSLNLSAQALGEIGSLVRDRFGERYALAEPRRFAGTTKGAQEAHEAIRPTSVNRTPEKIRRYLSDEQARLYELIWKRTVATQMQPAVFDRVSADVVGADAEGELTFRVTGQVEKFDGFLRAYRAVRDEDEEADEVTDRLPQLEQGQRLHLAELLPEQHETSPPPRYSERTLVEALEEQGIGRPSTYASIISTLEQREYVLKESRRFFATALGEVVVSFLKAHFGEIVDVNFTARMEETLDEIAAGDQAWCRTVTGFLDEVDDWVKERKPERPRLPLHHPADCPECGAPMERVFSGKSKQWFASCSRWPDCEGTLPLNDDGTVGEPEPEPEPDEDVRCQECGKPMLLREGRFGKFFGCVDYPKCKGIRNLQQRLMYRDTDGQAKPFRSPTDPNSFMELRTSRYGKPFVGSTGYPDDAFAVWSVPIATPCPACGAPLRPPPRNRKAPVAICTAPKVNHVYDAEDFDLPSVATWTVVEGVEKYDPELGGTPIAQDELPEPIALSYSGEQAPPAKKKSARKKTAAKKTAAKTGAKTSAAKASAKKTGAKKTAKKTARKRS from the coding sequence GTGGCAGACAACCTCGTCATCGTGGAGTCGCCCGCGAAGGCCAAGACCATCGAGCGCTACCTCGGCAGCAGCTTCAAGGTCCTCGCCTCCTACGGCCACATCCGTGACCTGCCACGCTCCGACTTCGCGATCGAGGTCGAGGACGGCGGGGACTGCCACCTGCGCTACGAGGTCCCGGAGAAGTCCAAGAAGCACGTCTCGGCGCTCAAGCAGGCGGCCAAGTCGGCCACGACCGTCTGGTTGGCGCCCGACCTCGACCGCGAGGGCGAGGCGATCGCCTGGCACATCGCCGAGATCCTCGACCTCGACGTGGCGCAGACCAACCGGGTCACCTTCGACGAGATCACGGAGTCGGCGATCCGCGCCGCGTTCGAGGCGCCGCGCCGGCTCAACACCGCGCTGGTCGACGCACAGCAGGCCCGCCGCGCCGTCGACCGCATCGTCGGCTACCGCCTCTCCCCGGTGCTGTGGCGCACGGTCGCGTCGGGAATCTCGGCCGGCCGGGTGCAGTCGGTGGCGCTGCGCCTGATCGTCGACCGCGAGGACGAGATCCGCGCGTTCGTGCCGCAGGAGTACTGGAGCTTCCCGGGTGCCTTCGCCCGGGACCGCGACGGTGCGCCGGAGATCCAGGCCAACCTGTACGCGGTCGGCGAGCAGCGTCTGTCGACCCCGAAGGACCTCGAGGACAAGTCCGAGGCGCGACGGGCCAAGCTGTTGGTCGTGCGTTCGGAGCCGGAGGCCACCCGGCTGGCCGAGCGCGCCCGCGCCCTCGAGTACACGGTCGCCGAGGTGCGACGCACCGAGGCACGGCGCAACCCCAAGCCGCCCTTCAAGACCTCGACGCTGCAGGGCGAGGCGTCCAAGTACGGCTTCTCCGCCCGTCAGACGATGGCCGTCGCCCAGCAGCTCTACGAGGGCATCAACCTCGGTGGCGAGCAGGTCGGGCTCATCACCTACATGCGTACCGACTCGCTCAACCTCTCCGCCCAGGCGCTGGGGGAGATCGGTTCGCTGGTCCGCGACCGCTTCGGCGAGCGCTACGCGTTGGCCGAGCCCCGCCGCTTCGCCGGCACCACCAAGGGCGCGCAGGAGGCCCACGAGGCGATCCGCCCGACGTCGGTCAACCGCACGCCCGAGAAGATCCGGCGCTACCTCTCCGACGAGCAGGCCCGCCTGTACGAGCTGATCTGGAAGCGCACGGTCGCGACCCAGATGCAGCCCGCCGTCTTCGACCGCGTCTCGGCGGACGTCGTCGGTGCGGACGCGGAGGGCGAGCTCACCTTCCGGGTCACGGGCCAGGTCGAGAAGTTCGACGGGTTCCTGCGGGCCTACCGGGCCGTGCGCGACGAGGACGAGGAGGCCGACGAGGTCACCGACCGCCTGCCACAGCTCGAGCAGGGTCAGCGACTGCACCTGGCCGAGCTGCTGCCCGAGCAGCACGAGACCTCGCCGCCCCCGCGCTACTCCGAGCGCACGCTGGTCGAGGCGCTCGAGGAGCAGGGCATCGGACGCCCGTCGACCTACGCGTCGATCATCTCCACCCTCGAGCAGCGCGAGTACGTGCTCAAGGAGTCGCGCCGGTTCTTCGCGACGGCGCTCGGCGAAGTGGTGGTCAGCTTCCTCAAGGCCCACTTCGGCGAGATCGTCGACGTCAACTTCACCGCCCGCATGGAGGAGACCCTCGACGAGATCGCGGCCGGCGACCAGGCCTGGTGCCGCACCGTCACCGGGTTCCTCGACGAGGTGGACGACTGGGTCAAGGAGCGCAAGCCCGAACGTCCGCGCCTGCCGTTGCACCACCCGGCCGACTGCCCCGAGTGCGGCGCACCGATGGAACGGGTGTTCTCGGGCAAGTCCAAGCAGTGGTTCGCCTCGTGCAGTCGCTGGCCGGACTGCGAGGGAACGCTGCCGCTCAACGACGACGGCACCGTCGGCGAACCCGAGCCGGAGCCCGAACCCGACGAGGACGTGCGCTGCCAGGAGTGCGGCAAGCCGATGCTGCTGCGCGAGGGACGCTTCGGCAAGTTCTTCGGCTGCGTCGACTACCCCAAGTGCAAGGGCATCCGCAACCTGCAGCAGCGGCTGATGTACCGCGACACCGACGGACAGGCCAAGCCGTTCCGTTCGCCGACCGACCCGAACAGCTTCATGGAGCTGCGCACGTCGCGCTACGGCAAGCCGTTCGTGGGATCGACCGGCTACCCCGACGACGCGTTCGCGGTCTGGTCGGTGCCGATCGCCACCCCGTGTCCGGCGTGCGGTGCGCCGCTGCGCCCGCCGCCGCGCAACCGCAAGGCACCGGTCGCGATCTGCACCGCCCCGAAGGTCAACCACGTCTACGACGCCGAGGACTTCGACCTGCCGTCGGTCGCGACGTGGACGGTCGTGGAGGGGGTCGAGAAGTACGACCCCGAGCTCGGGGGCACGCCGATCGCCCAGGACGAACTGCCGGAGCCGATCGCGCTGTCCTACAGCGGCGAGCAGGCACCGCCGGCCAAGAAGAAGTCCGCGCGCAAGAAGACCGCGGCGAAGAAGACGGCCGCCAAGACGGGCGCGAAGACGTCGGCGGCGAAGGCCTCCGCCAAGAAGACGGGCGCCAAGAAGACCGCCAAGAAGACCGCGCGCAAGCGCTCCTGA